The Bacteroidota bacterium genome has a segment encoding these proteins:
- a CDS encoding tyrosine-type recombinase/integrase, whose amino-acid sequence GRHTFATNVLENCPDGDLWTVSKLLGHKNINSTQIYAHVRDRKKSAAVKALPKLRVNLSKVA is encoded by the coding sequence TGGTCGCCATACTTTCGCCACAAATGTTTTGGAGAATTGCCCCGATGGAGATTTATGGACAGTTTCAAAGCTGCTTGGGCATAAAAATATAAACTCAACTCAGATTTACGCGCACGTGAGGGATAGAAAAAAATCAGCAGCTGTAAAAGCCCTTCCGAAACTAAGGGTAAATCTCTCAAAAGTTGCATGA